The Micromonospora sp. Llam0 genome includes a window with the following:
- a CDS encoding zinc-binding dehydrogenase → MVQTDFGGPEVVRPRALPDPEPGPADVVVAVRAAALNRLDLLQLRGPGLLPGFTLPHVAGMDVAGQVVATGAEVGTLRTGERVVLDPTIGCGYCSACVGGNPGYCATLRVVGGNRPGGFAEYVAVPAAVAHRVPDHVDLADAAALPTAWSVAWHALHRVGTLRSGESVVIQAATSAVSIAAIQLARASGAWVIAVARSAAKRAAAIELGADVVLDLDDRTAAGVREHTGGYGADLVLDHVGAATWDSSLASLRTGGRLVLLGNTSGDQVSLSLAQVYHQGLRLLGAGAYAPADFAAMLDAYFAGGLRVVRGAEYPLADLPAAYARLESGDLVGKILIRP, encoded by the coding sequence ATGGTTCAGACCGACTTCGGTGGCCCCGAAGTCGTACGGCCGCGCGCCCTGCCGGACCCCGAGCCCGGCCCGGCCGACGTCGTCGTCGCCGTCCGCGCCGCCGCGCTGAACCGTCTCGACCTGCTCCAGCTGCGCGGGCCCGGCCTGCTCCCCGGCTTCACGCTGCCGCACGTCGCCGGCATGGACGTCGCCGGACAGGTGGTCGCCACCGGCGCCGAGGTCGGCACGCTGCGCACCGGCGAGCGGGTCGTGCTCGACCCCACCATCGGCTGCGGGTACTGCTCCGCCTGCGTCGGCGGCAACCCCGGCTACTGCGCCACGCTGCGCGTCGTCGGCGGCAACCGCCCCGGCGGCTTCGCCGAGTACGTCGCCGTACCGGCCGCCGTCGCCCACCGGGTCCCCGACCACGTCGACCTCGCCGACGCTGCCGCACTGCCCACCGCCTGGAGCGTCGCCTGGCACGCCCTGCACCGGGTCGGCACCCTGCGCTCCGGCGAATCCGTGGTGATCCAGGCCGCCACCAGCGCGGTCAGCATCGCCGCCATCCAGCTCGCCCGGGCCAGCGGCGCCTGGGTGATCGCGGTGGCCCGCAGCGCGGCCAAGCGGGCCGCCGCCATCGAACTCGGCGCCGACGTGGTGCTCGACCTGGACGACCGGACCGCCGCCGGAGTCCGGGAGCACACCGGTGGGTACGGCGCCGACCTGGTCCTGGACCACGTCGGTGCGGCCACCTGGGACAGCTCCCTGGCCAGCCTGCGCACCGGCGGCCGGCTGGTGCTGCTCGGCAACACCAGCGGCGACCAGGTCAGCCTGTCGCTGGCCCAGGTCTACCACCAGGGCCTGCGCCTGCTCGGCGCTGGCGCGTACGCCCCAGCCGACTTCGCCGCGATGCTCGACGCCTACTTCGCGGGCGGGCTGCGGGTGGTCCGGGGAGCCGAGTACCCGCTCGCCGACCTGCCCGCGGCGTACGCCCGGCTGGAGTCCGGTGACCTCGTCGGCAAGATCCTGATCCGGCCATGA
- a CDS encoding CdaR family transcriptional regulator, with product MTGAADGPVPAARPRLAVAADPTPAQFAQWLTDLAFGGAGWPVLLARLAEATGRDCRLVAETGELLATSDSTSGSTVVDPGALRGDRVRCADGWLGRSVPVGSGSRRLGVLLLAEPVGTGQLDYARAAVTALLIEAVRREPPQPSAPVGADGLLRALRDGTGDRSPAGQADLVRAAAAYRWRLDRPHAAVALGYTGTQRRRWASALTWLDRPVLADGRLGWTLLQGDAEREVARLRGRLEQIVGAGQVRVAGGRSVTGPAATPDSFRDARLLLRLLLRNSPAAEPAELPFERAGLAQLLLAVPSDRLRWYVDRHLGPIAQRDDLLRTLDHWLATGGSRQAVSEQLHLHRNSVGYRVGLIKRLLGVDPLDPSTAAVLRTALVARELLIVAADGG from the coding sequence GTGACCGGGGCGGCCGACGGTCCGGTGCCGGCTGCCCGGCCCCGGCTGGCCGTGGCCGCCGACCCGACGCCGGCCCAGTTCGCCCAGTGGCTGACCGACCTCGCGTTCGGCGGTGCCGGCTGGCCGGTGCTGCTGGCCCGGCTGGCCGAGGCCACCGGCCGTGACTGCCGGCTGGTCGCCGAGACCGGCGAGCTGCTGGCCACCAGCGACAGCACCAGCGGCAGCACCGTCGTCGACCCGGGGGCGCTGCGCGGCGACCGGGTGCGCTGCGCCGACGGCTGGCTCGGCCGGTCGGTGCCGGTGGGTTCGGGCAGCCGCCGGCTCGGTGTCCTGCTGCTGGCCGAGCCGGTCGGGACCGGCCAGCTCGACTACGCCCGGGCCGCGGTCACCGCGTTGCTCATCGAGGCGGTACGCCGGGAGCCGCCGCAGCCGTCGGCGCCGGTGGGTGCCGACGGGCTGCTGCGGGCGCTGCGCGACGGCACCGGTGACCGGTCACCGGCCGGTCAGGCGGACCTGGTGCGGGCCGCTGCGGCGTACCGGTGGCGGCTGGACCGGCCGCACGCGGCGGTGGCGCTCGGCTACACCGGCACCCAGCGCCGCCGGTGGGCGTCCGCGTTGACCTGGCTGGACCGGCCGGTGCTGGCCGACGGTCGGCTGGGGTGGACCCTGCTGCAGGGCGACGCCGAGCGGGAGGTGGCCCGGCTGCGCGGCCGGTTGGAACAGATCGTCGGTGCCGGCCAGGTCCGGGTGGCCGGCGGTCGGTCGGTGACCGGCCCGGCCGCGACCCCGGACTCGTTTCGGGACGCCCGGCTGCTGCTGCGGCTGCTGCTGCGTAACAGTCCGGCGGCGGAGCCGGCCGAGCTGCCGTTCGAGCGGGCCGGTCTGGCGCAACTGCTGCTGGCCGTTCCGTCGGACCGGCTGCGCTGGTACGTGGACCGGCACCTGGGGCCGATCGCGCAGCGCGACGACCTGCTCCGCACCCTGGACCACTGGTTGGCGACCGGGGGAAGCAGGCAAGCTGTGAGTGAACAACTGCATCTGCACCGTAACTCCGTCGGCTACCGGGTGGGTCTGATCAAGCGGCTGCTGGGGGTGGATCCGTTGGATCCGTCGACCGCTGCCGTGCTGCGTACCGCGCTGGTCGCGCGGGAGCTGCTGATCGTTGCCGCCGACGGCGGATAA
- a CDS encoding aldehyde dehydrogenase produces MADLDIPAARQLIDGAWEAAADGGELPVLDPATRQSIQPVARARAVDVDRAVAAARRAAPGWAATSPSERGAALRRWADLIAAHVEELAAHEARDVGKPRSGGRLNIYIAQGIVDYFAGAADKLTGVTLPTRTPDYFGYTRPEPYGVCAVVIPWNVPAVLTAANVAPALAAGNTVVLKPSEIAPLAPFALAELARRAGLPPGVLNVVTGLGPEAGVALTGHPDVDHISFVGSTVTGRAVMRAAAEHLVPVKLELGGKSPNVVFADADLDTAVPAIVASITENAGQNCYAGSRLVVEESIRAEVVERVAAAMAEIRVGSWEQDLDMGPLVSQAQYERVRGFLAEAPGSGARLVTGGESATAEFGDGWYVAPTVFDGVDETMRLAREEIFGPVLAVQGFRTTEEAVSIMNGTDFGLLTCVWTSDVSRALRVAGQARSGQVAVNQFHDAGVIGFPFNMQKESGFSRGGGYAALREYTQEKAVAVRLLDRSPT; encoded by the coding sequence ATGGCTGACCTGGACATTCCCGCTGCCCGCCAGCTGATCGACGGTGCCTGGGAGGCGGCCGCCGACGGTGGCGAACTTCCGGTGCTCGACCCGGCGACCCGGCAGAGCATCCAGCCGGTCGCCCGGGCCCGCGCCGTCGACGTGGACCGCGCGGTCGCCGCCGCCCGTCGGGCCGCCCCCGGCTGGGCCGCGACCTCGCCGAGCGAACGCGGCGCCGCGCTGCGCCGGTGGGCCGACCTGATCGCCGCCCACGTCGAGGAACTCGCCGCCCATGAGGCTCGTGACGTGGGCAAACCTCGCTCCGGCGGGCGGCTCAACATCTACATCGCGCAGGGCATCGTCGACTACTTCGCCGGTGCGGCCGACAAGCTGACCGGGGTCACCCTGCCCACCCGTACCCCTGACTACTTCGGTTACACCCGCCCGGAGCCGTACGGCGTCTGCGCGGTGGTGATCCCGTGGAACGTGCCGGCCGTGCTCACCGCCGCGAACGTCGCCCCGGCGCTGGCCGCCGGCAACACGGTGGTGCTCAAGCCGTCCGAGATCGCCCCGCTCGCCCCGTTCGCCCTGGCCGAGCTGGCTCGCCGGGCCGGCCTGCCGCCCGGGGTGCTCAACGTGGTGACCGGGCTCGGCCCGGAGGCCGGTGTGGCGCTGACCGGCCACCCGGACGTCGACCACATCAGCTTCGTCGGCTCGACCGTCACCGGCCGGGCGGTGATGCGCGCCGCCGCTGAGCACCTGGTCCCGGTGAAGCTCGAACTCGGCGGCAAGTCGCCGAACGTGGTCTTCGCCGACGCGGATCTGGACACCGCCGTCCCGGCGATCGTCGCCTCGATCACCGAGAACGCCGGCCAGAACTGCTACGCCGGGTCCCGGCTGGTGGTCGAGGAGTCGATCCGGGCCGAGGTGGTCGAGCGGGTGGCCGCCGCGATGGCCGAGATCCGGGTCGGGTCGTGGGAGCAGGACCTGGACATGGGCCCGCTGGTCAGCCAGGCCCAGTACGAACGGGTCCGGGGTTTCCTGGCCGAGGCGCCGGGCTCCGGGGCGCGGCTGGTCACCGGCGGGGAGTCGGCCACGGCCGAGTTCGGCGACGGCTGGTACGTGGCCCCGACCGTGTTCGACGGGGTCGACGAGACGATGCGGCTGGCCCGCGAGGAGATCTTCGGCCCGGTCCTGGCCGTGCAGGGGTTCCGGACCACCGAGGAGGCGGTGTCGATCATGAATGGCACCGACTTCGGGCTGCTCACCTGCGTCTGGACCTCGGACGTGTCCCGGGCGTTGCGGGTGGCCGGCCAGGCCCGCAGCGGCCAGGTGGCGGTCAACCAGTTCCACGACGCCGGGGTGATCGGGTTCCCGTTCAACATGCAGAAGGAGAGCGGGTTCAGCCGGGGTGGCGGGTACGCGGCGCTGCGCGAGTACACCCAGGAGAAGGCCGTCGCGGTCCGGCTGCTCGATCGATCGCCGACGTGA
- a CDS encoding NAD(P)-dependent alcohol dehydrogenase yields MRVTAAVLDNAGAPFTLQELDLAGPGPDEVLVRVHSVGICGTDLEFANFFPTPAVLGHEGAGVVEQVGERVTGVSAGDHVAMSFTSCGSCPLCLTGSPAYCRSFDAVNFAGRRPDGSSALSRDGEPVNGHFLGQSSFASHVVAPARAVVPVSKEIDLRLVGPFGCGFGTGAGAVLNVLRPPVGSSIVVFGAGSVGVAAILAARIAGCTTIAAVDVNADKLDTARLLGATHGVDSRAGDAKELLAAIAPHGFDFAIDATGREQVLRTAVETLGPLGRCGVVGVGPSEQMSFDWRSILNGRSVTGIIGGASLPQVFLPKLLDLHTAGRFPVDRLLSYYPFEQVNEAVAAVRGGTVGKAVLTF; encoded by the coding sequence GTGCGGGTCACGGCGGCGGTACTGGACAACGCGGGTGCACCGTTCACCCTGCAGGAGCTCGACCTGGCCGGACCCGGCCCGGACGAGGTGCTGGTACGCGTACACAGCGTCGGTATCTGCGGCACCGACCTGGAGTTCGCCAACTTCTTCCCCACCCCGGCGGTGCTCGGCCACGAGGGCGCCGGCGTGGTCGAACAGGTCGGCGAGCGGGTCACCGGCGTCTCGGCCGGCGACCACGTGGCGATGAGCTTCACCTCGTGCGGCAGCTGCCCGCTGTGTCTGACCGGCAGCCCGGCGTACTGCCGCAGCTTCGACGCGGTCAACTTCGCCGGCCGCCGCCCGGACGGCAGCAGCGCGCTGTCGCGCGACGGCGAACCGGTCAACGGACACTTTCTCGGCCAGTCGTCGTTCGCCAGCCACGTGGTCGCCCCGGCCCGCGCCGTGGTGCCGGTCAGCAAGGAGATCGACCTGCGGCTGGTCGGGCCGTTCGGCTGCGGCTTCGGCACCGGGGCCGGCGCGGTGCTCAACGTGCTCCGCCCGCCGGTCGGGTCGTCGATCGTCGTCTTCGGCGCCGGCTCGGTCGGTGTGGCGGCGATCCTGGCCGCCCGGATCGCCGGCTGCACCACGATCGCCGCGGTCGACGTCAACGCCGACAAGCTGGACACCGCCCGGCTGCTCGGCGCCACCCACGGCGTCGACTCCCGTGCCGGCGACGCCAAGGAGTTGCTCGCCGCGATCGCCCCGCACGGCTTCGACTTCGCCATCGACGCCACCGGGCGCGAGCAGGTGCTGCGGACCGCGGTCGAGACCCTCGGCCCGCTGGGCCGCTGCGGCGTTGTCGGCGTCGGCCCGAGCGAGCAGATGAGCTTCGACTGGCGCAGCATCCTCAACGGGCGCAGCGTCACCGGCATCATCGGCGGTGCCAGCCTGCCCCAGGTGTTCCTGCCCAAGCTGCTCGATCTGCACACCGCCGGCCGGTTCCCGGTCGACCGGCTGCTCAGCTACTACCCGTTCGAGCAGGTCAACGAGGCGGTGGCGGCGGTACGCGGCGGTACGGTGGGCAAGGCCGTCCTGACCTTCTGA
- a CDS encoding cytochrome P450: MTDFDHHSDVCNADPVGYYRAYREKCPVGRTDAHGGFVYTTRYADVVRVARDDDTFSSARDVAGGDGTAIVIPRGPGLEQYPIELDPPAATGYRDLINPLLTQDAVAKLAPMIARHTTRVIDAFVTEGSVDFVRDLTNPLPAAVTLDWLGFPESDWAKLAKPIHDIFAALPGSDRAIRGAQGLAYLDERIRDLIRDRRAEPADDAVSYLVAQRRPDGEPFSVDELVSVIGLLVAGGVDTTTSLTGSTLVHLSRNPEQRQRLIDSPDLLDGATEEFLRVFAPSQSMARTARTDAKVGGCPVSAGERVLIPWVAANHDPAVFPEPEQVRLDRDATRHLSFGIGSHRCAGAHLARLMFREMITQVLTRLPDYQVVEDGLVGYPTKGNQTGWDAIPAVFTPGRRAADAATGGIPVAIRPGGDRDLVVEAVTTVAEQVLEVRLTAADGAPLPTWAPGAHLEVRLPSGRVRQYSLCGDPDESGRYRIGVLRETAGRGGSVELHTVAATGATLTVRGPRNHFPLVDADEYLFLAGGIGITPILAMVREAVRRGTPFRVVYGGRSRASMAFTDELVALAGDRATLLPQDEAGLPDLATLIGGTGDGAAIYCCGPGAMINAVERTCGDAGRTGQLHVERFAAGDDLEVAFDPAANTEFDVHLARTGVTLRVPKDKRMIEVLREAVPGLTYDCEKGYCGSCETRVLAGTPEHRDSLLTADERAAGRSMMICVGRCSSDRLVLDL, from the coding sequence ATGACTGACTTCGATCACCACTCCGACGTCTGCAACGCCGACCCGGTCGGCTACTACCGCGCGTACCGGGAGAAGTGCCCGGTCGGACGGACCGACGCGCACGGCGGTTTCGTCTACACCACCCGGTACGCCGACGTGGTCCGCGTCGCCCGCGACGACGACACCTTCTCCTCGGCCCGCGACGTCGCCGGCGGCGACGGCACCGCCATCGTCATCCCGCGCGGCCCCGGCCTGGAGCAGTACCCGATCGAGCTCGACCCACCGGCCGCCACCGGCTACCGCGACCTGATCAACCCGCTGCTCACCCAGGACGCGGTCGCCAAGCTCGCCCCGATGATCGCCCGGCACACCACCCGGGTGATCGACGCCTTCGTCACCGAAGGGTCCGTCGACTTCGTCCGCGACCTGACCAACCCGCTGCCGGCCGCCGTCACCCTCGACTGGCTCGGCTTCCCCGAATCCGACTGGGCCAAGCTGGCCAAGCCGATCCACGACATCTTCGCCGCACTGCCCGGCAGCGACCGGGCCATCCGGGGCGCGCAGGGCCTGGCGTACCTGGACGAGCGGATCCGGGACCTGATCCGCGACCGGCGGGCCGAGCCCGCCGACGACGCGGTCAGCTACCTGGTCGCCCAACGCCGCCCAGACGGCGAACCCTTCAGCGTCGACGAACTCGTCTCGGTGATCGGCCTGCTGGTCGCCGGTGGTGTCGACACCACCACGTCGCTGACCGGCTCCACGCTGGTGCACCTGAGCCGCAACCCGGAGCAGCGGCAACGCCTGATCGACTCCCCCGACCTGCTCGACGGCGCCACCGAGGAGTTCCTGCGGGTCTTCGCGCCGTCGCAGTCGATGGCCCGCACCGCCCGCACCGACGCCAAGGTCGGCGGCTGCCCGGTCAGCGCCGGCGAACGCGTCCTCATCCCCTGGGTCGCCGCCAACCACGACCCGGCGGTCTTCCCCGAGCCCGAGCAGGTCCGCCTCGACCGCGACGCCACCCGCCACCTCAGCTTCGGTATCGGGAGCCACCGGTGCGCCGGTGCCCACCTGGCCCGGCTGATGTTCCGCGAAATGATCACCCAGGTGCTGACCCGGCTACCCGACTACCAGGTCGTCGAAGACGGCCTCGTCGGCTACCCCACCAAGGGGAACCAGACCGGCTGGGACGCCATCCCGGCCGTGTTCACCCCCGGCCGCCGCGCCGCCGACGCGGCGACCGGGGGTATCCCGGTGGCGATCCGCCCGGGTGGCGACCGGGACCTGGTCGTCGAGGCGGTCACCACCGTCGCCGAGCAGGTGCTGGAGGTACGGCTTACCGCCGCCGACGGTGCCCCGCTGCCGACCTGGGCACCCGGGGCCCATCTGGAGGTACGGCTGCCGTCCGGCCGGGTCCGGCAGTACTCGCTCTGTGGCGACCCGGACGAGTCCGGCCGCTACCGGATCGGCGTACTGCGGGAGACCGCCGGCCGGGGCGGATCCGTCGAACTGCACACCGTCGCCGCGACCGGCGCGACGCTGACCGTACGCGGCCCGCGTAACCACTTCCCGCTGGTCGACGCCGACGAGTACCTCTTCCTGGCCGGCGGCATCGGCATCACCCCGATCCTCGCCATGGTCCGCGAAGCCGTCCGGCGTGGCACGCCGTTCCGCGTCGTCTACGGGGGCCGCAGCCGCGCCTCGATGGCCTTCACCGACGAGTTGGTCGCCCTGGCCGGCGACCGGGCCACCCTGCTGCCACAGGACGAGGCCGGCCTGCCCGACCTGGCCACGCTGATCGGCGGCACCGGCGACGGCGCCGCCATCTACTGCTGCGGACCCGGCGCGATGATCAACGCGGTGGAGCGGACCTGCGGCGACGCCGGGCGCACCGGGCAACTGCACGTGGAACGCTTCGCCGCCGGCGACGACCTGGAAGTCGCGTTCGACCCGGCGGCCAACACCGAGTTCGACGTGCACCTGGCCCGCACCGGGGTCACCCTGCGGGTGCCGAAGGACAAGCGCATGATCGAGGTGCTGCGCGAGGCGGTGCCCGGGTTGACCTACGACTGCGAGAAGGGCTACTGCGGTTCCTGCGAGACCCGGGTGCTGGCCGGCACGCCGGAGCACCGCGACTCGCTGCTCACCGCCGACGAACGGGCCGCCGGCCGCAGCATGATGATCTGCGTCGGCCGGTGCAGCTCCGACCGTCTGGTGCTCGACCTCTAA